From the genome of Chloroflexaceae bacterium:
TCACGGCGCCAGCACGCACAATCGCCGTTCCTCATCGGGGCTATTCAATAATCTTGGTGACGACGCCCGCGCCGACGGTGCGCCCGCCCTCGCGGATGGCGAAGCGCAGGCCCTCCTCGATGGCCACCGGCACGATCAGCTCCACCCCCATCACCACGTTGTCCCCCGGCATCACCATCTCCA
Proteins encoded in this window:
- the tuf gene encoding elongation factor Tu (EF-Tu; promotes GTP-dependent binding of aminoacyl-tRNA to the A-site of ribosomes during protein biosynthesis; when the tRNA anticodon matches the mRNA codon, GTP hydrolysis results; the inactive EF-Tu-GDP leaves the ribosome and release of GDP is promoted by elongation factor Ts; many prokaryotes have two copies of the gene encoding EF-Tu), which translates into the protein LKKEEGGRHTPFFSGYRPQFYIRTTDVTGAILLPSGMEMVMPGDNVVMGVELIVPVAIEEGLRFAIREGGRTVGAGVVTKIIE